A genomic segment from Modestobacter roseus encodes:
- a CDS encoding carbohydrate ABC transporter permease — protein MTIASGTVREAAIAAPPPDRPDFPARPRRRRRLTRNRWGYAYVAPFFLVFAAFSLYPFLYTAWISLHRTSLSNINGGEFIGLENYRNLLESEFFWNAARNTLTIGILSTVPQLCMALGLAHLLNYKLRGRTFFRTVMLMPYATSIAAATLVFAQLFGRDYGLINTGLEAVGLDRIDWEAGTVSSQVAIAVIVTWRWTGYNALIYLAAMQSIPGELYEAAEIDGASKWKQFLHVTIPSLRPTILFTVVISTIGAVQLFGEPLLFAGNGTTSGGSAGQYQTLGLLMYQQGWTNFHIGQAATTAWAMFLIILVIVGVNAVIGRLRSRAER, from the coding sequence ATGACCATCGCGAGTGGCACCGTCCGCGAGGCGGCCATCGCCGCACCCCCACCCGACAGGCCCGACTTCCCCGCCCGCCCCCGCAGGCGTCGGCGGCTCACCCGGAACCGCTGGGGCTACGCCTACGTCGCCCCGTTCTTCCTGGTCTTCGCCGCCTTCAGCCTCTACCCGTTCCTCTACACCGCCTGGATCTCGCTGCACCGCACGAGCCTGAGCAACATCAACGGCGGTGAGTTCATCGGCCTGGAGAACTACCGCAACCTGCTGGAGAGCGAGTTCTTCTGGAACGCCGCCCGCAACACCCTCACCATCGGGATCCTCTCCACGGTCCCCCAGCTGTGCATGGCCCTGGGCCTGGCCCACCTGCTCAACTACAAGCTCCGCGGCCGGACCTTCTTCCGCACCGTGATGCTGATGCCGTACGCGACGAGCATCGCCGCGGCGACCCTGGTCTTCGCCCAGCTCTTCGGCCGCGACTACGGCCTGATCAACACCGGCCTGGAGGCCGTCGGCCTGGACCGGATCGACTGGGAGGCCGGCACCGTGAGCAGCCAGGTCGCGATCGCCGTGATCGTGACCTGGCGCTGGACCGGCTACAACGCGCTGATCTACCTGGCCGCCATGCAGTCGATCCCCGGCGAGTTGTACGAGGCCGCGGAGATCGACGGCGCCAGCAAGTGGAAGCAGTTCCTGCACGTGACCATCCCGTCGCTGCGCCCGACGATCCTGTTCACCGTCGTCATCTCCACCATCGGCGCCGTGCAGCTGTTCGGTGAGCCGCTGCTGTTCGCCGGCAACGGCACCACCAGCGGTGGCTCCGCGGGCCAGTACCAGACGCTGGGCCTGCTCATGTACCAGCAGGGCTGGACCAACTTCCACATCGGGCAGGCGGCCACCACCGCCTGGGCGATGTTCCTGATCATCCTGGTGATCGTGGGGGTCAACGCCGTGATCGGCCGCCTCCGCTCCCGGGCCGAGCGGTAG